The Callithrix jacchus isolate 240 chromosome 7, calJac240_pri, whole genome shotgun sequence DNA window CCCGTGAGCCCCAAGGTTAGAAGTGGAACTGGAAGGCCTCGGTCACATGCTGCTTCCACgcttccaggctgggcagcaaGGAGGAGATGCCCATGACGTGCCAGGTCTCCCCGTCTGACACCAGTGAAGTCTGGTAGGACAGCAGCCGCACGCCTGCCTCTGCCAGGAGGCCTGGAAATAGAAACACCTGGTTGGCACAGGGCATGGGGGGAAGGAGCGAGGGACTGGTAGCAGAGTTAGACGTCCTAGGCATGTCATCAAAGGTACAATGAGGGGACGATGGTCTCAGAGTCGAAGAGCTGACGTGGGAGCGCAACAGGGCATCTGTCCAGCTTCCGCTGATATTCCCAACTCTCTGGGAACGCCATGACCATCGGCTGCAGCTGTCGACTTGCTGATCACTAGTTTTATCCCACCGACAGCAAGGGAGAAAAGCAGGAAAGGTCCCTTGGGCAGCCAGCAAGGATGATGAAATCAGGCCCCTCAGCGTTTGAAAGCACACCCTCTGCCAAACAGCAGCCCAAGCCCCAGGGAACTGGGCAGGTCCAAGATGCCCACCATGGCTGGAGGCATTGCAGACGTTGCTGCAGCTGGGCTGGCCACCAGGGCCGGCCACAGGCAGGAGTAGTAAAAAACCTGCACTCAATGTCCCTGAGCTGCTGGGCTATGGCTCCACAGGCAGGTCCAGTGTATTTAACATGGCGAGCTGGGGACCCACAGCTGGGCAGGAAGAGAGGCCCTGGGCCCACCCTGCCATGCTGCTCTGCGACCCTGGATAAGGCACTTTCTCTCTTCAAACTCAATACCCACTCCCTGAGTGTTCTGAAAACTGGCAGGACAGACCCTCTGCATGGTGCAGATACAGACACACCCTAGGGCATGAAGAGGGGCTGAAGGAAGGTGGGTAGAGCTAAATCCCAGGGCAGACCCCACCCCAGCCTCAAGGGTACCAGCCAGCCCTCCAGGGACCTCTCACCAATCATGGTAGGCAGCATTGCAGGGTCGGAGGTCTGAGTCCGGAATAGGAGCAGGGGCAGGCCCCTGCGGAGAGGCACTTCTGGCCTGAAGACAGCTCCGTTGAGCCCCTGCAGCACAGGTGTGGTGCCCTGGACCAAGCCCACAGCCTGGTAAGGGGCGCCTGCCAGGGCCACGGCCAGGAGACATTCACCGAAACCCTGCTCCCCTGGTGCTGCCAGGCTGTGGGAGGTGGTGACCTGCGAGAAGGCAAGGCGACAGTTACCCCTCCTGGCTGCACCGCGTCCACCCTCCTCTTAGCCAAATCACCCACTGGTGGGACGTAGGGCTCCAGCCTGGAAAACGTGCTCAGTAATTCAGGACCAGAAGGGAGAGGGCAAATGGGCCCAGCTGTGTGCCCCTGGGCATCAGCTTCCTGGAAAACCAATGATCTCTGTAAAGGGAGGGCAAAGGAATCGGCCAGACGCAGGCAAAGGCTTGGAggggagcagggaggaaagaACAGGAGGGAGGTAGGGCTGTGAAGAGACTCCGCCCTGGCCCCTCCTGCTCTGACACAGCTTCCTGCACATATCTGTGGCAAGACcgggaggcaggagtggagggaGCAGAGGGGTGTGGACATGGCAGCTCTGATGCTTATCCCTTCTGCCAGCTCCCGCTGGCTGAGCAAGACTTTGAAACAGACTTTGATGTAAACAGAGAACCAGAGGGAAAGGCACCGACGGGAAGCCGTGAGAGGCAGCAGGACGTGCTGGTTTCTCACAGATTGCAAGCGCACCGGGAACCCGGGTCCTCCGGCATGAGGAGCCCCGAGGGGAGTCGGGCAGAGTGAAACACCCTGGCTCCTCACTTCTTCAGCCGTGAGATGGGGACGCTGCTACTGCGAGCACTGTCACCAGCCACACTCGGGGCCAGGCAGTGTCTccgttttgcagatgaagaaactggctACCCCTCACAGGTGGACAGGGTGGTGCAAGACTGGCACCTAGGCCTCCGCTCAGTGAACGGGCTCTGGAAACGTGGGGGAGGAGGGCGGTGCTGACAGGGATGGGAGGCAGCGCAAGGGAGGGGGCGCACATTGAGGCCAGCCTCTTCCACCAGCAGCTTGGCGTTCACCAAGTTCACATCCGCCTGCTTGGAAGCCTCCTTCAAGAGGCCGACGATGACTGCAGGGCTTAGGCAGGTCCCGGCGTTCTTCAGGGGCGCTCCTGCGGACAGAGAAGCTACCGTGAGGTCACATGAGGTCACTGCTTGTCGAGCACCACAGGAGGGGGCAGGAAGCCGCTGGCACCTGGCTCTGGACTATGGACTCCTCGCTGCCCTGGGGACCCCAAGGGTAGTCTGCCCCAGGCAGGTCCACTTGCCCTTCAGTGGGCTCAGAGGAGGCATAATCTGGGCCCAAGCTGGGAAACCCAGGATGCTTTAACCACCTTGAGAAACTCAGCTCTGAAACTCAGCCTAACTCcgctcccctcccccaacccagcCCCTGGCTTGTCATTCTCCCACCGGACACTGGAAAATTCCCTACACTTACCCCTCCTTGGCACTCAGCCTTGCCAGCCTCAGGAAATGAAACCAGAAAGAAGCAACCGAAGCAAGTCCTGCCCAGCTCCCCGCCTTGTTTCCTTCGGGTCCTGGACACCCAGGCCACTGGGGACTGCCTGGCTCTGCCCTTCCCCGGTATTGCCAACACCTGGGGTTTAGCTGCCCTCACCCTGCAATCTCTCCCCAAGTGTGGGGCGCTCAACAGTCCGTGGGGAAAGACACGCCTCTACAGAGTTAAGGAAACGAGCCCTCCTTGGTCACTCCACCGTATCTGCACAGTACTGGATCCACTTCAAAGGTGGCCACAGACTGCTTGGCAGCCTGAGGGGTGGACAGAGGGCACCGTGCTCATTCCCACTCCATGGCTGAGCAAGCACCCTCGAGGGCTGTCGGACGGCCCAAGGGACCACCTTAGTAAGTCACAGGGCACAAAGTGTCCTCACCGCCTCCTGACTCATCTGCCCCTAACCCTAACTTTACAAGTGAAGAATCCAGGGGAGAGTCTCAGAAGGGAGCATCATATAGCAGGCAAACGGCAGGGCCATAAACCAGAATCCAGCGTCCCGTTGCTTAATTAGGTCCTCCCTCCAGCCATCCTACAGCTTCTCGCATGAAACTCTTATCTTGTAGAGGCCTCCCTTGCACCCAGAACATGTATGTCTTAAAAATACtacataaaaatcatttatgaaaATTCAGTATATCTTTCCAGTGGCTTTTTCTGCCCCTCCCTTTACCACCCTCCCACCAGTAGTAAGGGAGTGATACTCAGGGCTGGGTCCAAGCCACCCCCATCGCGTCTCACTGACCCTGCGTGCTGCCGCAGATACACCCAGCAGGACAGAGCCCACGCCCCCCtcatccctcctccccctccctctgcaaGCTCCCCAGCTCACCTTGTGTTATCACCTGGATGGTCCCTTTGGGAGACCCAGCCCAAGCTCGCATCAGTGTCCCCAGAGCTTCTGCCAGACCAATCCAAGGCTTGGTGTGTGGAGAGAAGGCGCTGGTAAGGGCCTGGGCATTTACCTGCAGAGGATGGAGGAGTGGGACTGTGGTCAGGAAGAGGCATGGCAGAGCCTGAATCGAAGTCTGGCTGCCAAGACCCAGCTCCACAAGGTCACTCATGCCTTGCTGTCTGATGGCAGCTTCCATCAGCCCCAACAAGAGGACAATGACTTGTTCCTACAGATGAGGAGAGCCAGAAACGGATACAGAAGACCACAACCTCTCCAAATGATTCCTTTCGTGGAACTGTGTCCTACCCGGCCCCCTCCATGGGAGACTCGTTTTGTCTGCACTGGGGAAGGGGTTGGACAGCACAATAAAGGTGAGTCTTTGACACAAAGCACCCGGAAATCAAAGATAACACGGATGAAGAGTGACGGGTCTTCTCGGGCAGCCaatttgccttcatttttattCTCTACATTGGCTTTTTTAAAGTGAGTGTTTACATTGTCACTGAACACTATGATCAATTATCACAAAGTTTTGACGATCACGCTTCAAGTATCAACCCACGTGAAGTCCACCGTGAGGCATGCAGTGACACTGAGGGGACAGAAGCCACATACCCCCCCAAAAGCTGTGAGTCTAGGATCTGTCTGGCTGCGCACCCCCTCCCCACCGGGGCCTGATAACGGAACCAGCTTGTTGTGGGCCAAAATGTCAGTTCCATTTTGTGGTTTAAAATACTCTGGTTCTGAGTTAGGCATCTGGCCGCTTTTATTGAGATAACTTATAAAGTCAGCCATCTAAGAAAGATGTGACTCAAACAGGCAGCCACAAGACGTAATTAGAAGGAAACACAGATGCTTCTCTTACTGTTTTTATAAAGATATCACtgccagaatatttttttttaaacagaaagagAATCACAGTATCGGAAATGACCGCAGAGGCGGGCTTCACGGGGGCCCCTCCAGTGCGGAGGCGGCAGGTCCGCAGACTTCTTGCTGCAGGGGCCCTGAATTCTCTCCAAGGGGATGCAGAGGGGAAGGGTGGTGGGGTGGAGCAGCCAGCTGCTGGGAGACCTGCAGCACCACGCCACAGCAGCAGAGCCAAGTCCAGGTAAGCAGCCCCGTAGGCAGGCACCTCACAGCATCTCTGTGCTCTGTGTGGGCCTGCAGAGTCCGTGCCTGGGGAGGTGCCCATCACAGGGCTTCTGAGCAAAAGGAGGATTGGCAGTCTTCCCTGGATTACAGGTGGCAGAGCTCCAGGGAGGAGTCAGGCATTTCTGGTCCCTAATCTGACCCTAATGTTATTATTCTGTGTCTGAGGCTGGAAGAAAACTGAACTGGAGAGAATGCGGGAAAGAATCAGGAAACAGTATTTCCTACGTCACACAACTGTCTCTTTCCAAATGGCTACTCTGAGACCATTTGCTGGTGTGGGTGGACAGTTCAGTCTGCCTAAGGGTAGTTATTCTGACCGAGAGGTTTCACCTCCTAAGACAGCGACATTCTGTGGTTCATTCGATGGAACCTACATTAGGGAGTCCCTTTCAGGAGAAGCCCTGGAATGTCAACACTACCTAATGGTAATGGCAATAAATCGCAAAGCTGCGATGGGGAGGGCGGACACCTGCCTTCACTACCTAATGGTAATGGCAATAAATCGCAAAGCTGCGATGGGGAGGGCGGACACCTGCCTTCTGAGCAGGCTGAAAGGGTGAAACCTTGAAGCCCGGATTGACTGGCAATGGTCACGAGCCCAAACCTCAGCCTGGAATATAAGCCGCATCCCCTGGGAGGAATGAACCTGCTGAGAGGCCGACCGTGCAAGATGAATGAAGTGCGCTCTGCCCTGAGGAGCCCCACAGCggagaggacagaggaggaggtAGGCAGGTGAGGGTCTCTGCTGACCCACTCCCGTGGGGCCGGTCCTAGCCCTGATGACTTCCGTGGACTGTGTGGGGCTGCTGGGCGGCAGTAGGCACCCTTCCTTCCTCAGGATGGAGGGAACAGAGAGGCCTGGAGGGCTGGGCTCTCAATCCAGAGGTGGGAGGGCGGAACCAACCTCCCAGTCTCTCCTGCCACACTGCTGCCCTCACGAGTGAAAATCCCCCAACTGAGGGTCAGCCAGGACAGTCGGGAACCCCCAGCCCATTTCCCTGACTGAGGGTACTAATTCCATGGCTGGGCCCACCCCCACAAGCTGCAGAGAGGCTTAAGTCATGTTTTTTTATCCTTAGGGAACTTAGAATTTAGATTAagtagaaagattaaaaaaaaaaacaaaacctcatgGAACTGAACCTTAATAACAAGAATGTGGTTGATAAACCACAAAAGTTGCGAAGGGGCTAGAAAGGCCAAGccagagccgggcgcggtggctcagcctgtaatcccagcactttgggaggctgaggcgggtggatcacgaggtcgagagatcgagaccatcctggtcaacacggtgaaaccccgtctctactaaaaaaaatacaaaaaattagctgggcctggtggcgcgtgcctgtaatcccagctactcaggaggctgaggcaggagaattgcctgaacccaggaggcggaggttgcggtgagccgagatcgtgccattgcactccagcctgggtaacaagagcgaaactccgtctcaataaaaaaaaaaaaaaagaaagaaagaaaggccaagCCAGACTTCCTAAGGAGGTGGCCAGCCCCTGGAAGCAGAGTTATGCCTCCCTCACACACCTGTGTCTCCCAAGGGCTACGACAAGGTCTGGAACCCAGCGGAACTTAAGAAATACCCACAGACTGAATGAATGACATAGGACTTGTAAGTCAGGTTAAGCTCGAAGGAGACGCACATGCCAGGAAGGGCTTGATGGAAGCAAAGACAAGAAGCCGGGTCTTATGGCATGATTCGGGGAATGTAAGGGGGCCAGGCGGCATGGAGGGCTCGCTTTCGAGTGGGTTGGGCAGCCTGTTAAGGAAGGGGGAGCTTACAGAGTGCAAACTTCCTACACAGGCCATCCCCCACCATGTCCCCACCTGCTGCGCTTAGCTGGCACCCACAGCACTCCTTCCTTTCCAAGGCCTGTGGAGAACAAAGGAGCCTTTCTCCAGAGGCTGGGCCTGGGAAGGGCCACAATCTCTGCAGCAAGACTACATTGTAACAGAACTGAGCCAGGCTCTCGGCTGACAAGGCTTCTGTTATCAAGGCTGGAGATGGGAGGCTCCCGCCCACCATCTCCGGAGAGTGTTGACTTAAGCAGATTCCCTTATCTTCTGCTCCCAGAGCTGAATCTGTTCACCCAGGCTGTCACCAGCCCCTACAagatgccttccttcctttcctccctctgacccctggccccagccccaggtGGTGATACTTACAACCCCAGTGAGAGATTTCCCCTTCACCATGTCCACGAACTGAACAGCAATTTCCTCCCCACAACGGCTCTGCGCCTCCTTGGTGCTGGCTCCCAGGTGGGGACAGCTGATGACATTCTCATGATCCACCAAGGTTCGGTCCCGTGGCGGCTCCTGCCCAGAAAGATAACTACAGGTTGGCTGCCATGGACTGTTCACACCCACTTGGGCCACCCCAGGGAAAAGGACAGTTGGAGGGAAGGCAGTCAGGGGTGCTGCTGCCTTCCACTTCTGTTTTGTCAGGGCGGTCACTGGACTCAATAAGGGGCTTCCTCATGAATGTTCCATTTCAGCAGAGTGGACAGAGCACAGTGGACAGAGCAGAGGGGACAGAGCAGAGTGGACAGAGCAGAGTGGACAGAGCACAGTGGACAGAGCAGAGGGGACAGAGCAGAGTGGACAGAGCAGAGGGGACAGAGCAGAAAGTGTGAGCCAGATTCAGATCTCACCTTCACCACTTACCACCTAGATACTTTGGGGTGAACCTTGATCTAACCCTCGGTTTCTTTATCTGTCAAATGGGTTGATCCTATCTCCCTTACAACATCACTGTGGGGATTGTGCACCTTTAACATGGAAGGTTAAAAAAAACTGCTGCTGTTCCTGGGTTTTCTTCCTGAACCTCAGCCCCTGCATCCACGCAGCACTTGCTGTCGATGTGCCTTGCTGGACTCAGCAGTGTGCTGCTCTTCACAGACACTCCACGCAGGTAACCGCATCCCGGCTCTCCTCGGCACAGGCTGCCCGTCTGTGGCTCCTCCGCCCCGCCCTGCAGTGTTTCCcaccctctgctcactgagaagATAGCCCTTGGGAATGTTATTTAGACATCTTCTGCACATTCTCCTGGGGGCTCTGTTGGTCCCACTGAATTTTGATCATGTAACCCCGGGAGTCCCGGCCAGGCTAACCGAGTAACCCCGGGAGTCCCGGCCACGTGTAACCGTGTAACCCTGTAATCCCGGCCAGATCATAATCATGTAACCCCAAGAGTCCCTTACCACCAGCAAGTGGCACAAGAGAGCAGGAGAAGGTGCTGTGTTAGGGAGGATAGTGATACAAAGATGGACAAGGCTTGCCCTGCCTTCAGGGAGTTTATAATCTCAGAGTTGAGAACGACGAGCAGGGTTACAAACCAAAAGGCACTGTACACACTGGGCTGGGAGCAGGCACTGAGTGCTACAGGGGCTCAGAGAGGGCCAGGGACCTTCCCAGGACACACAGCTAGTAACCCGTGAACCACAACCACGCAATCCAAAGTCCACGCCCTTTCCCTTCCTCACGGGGAGAAGCCCCAATGTTGGGGGCAGGATCTCTCAGGAGAGGAGCCAGCAAGATTGAAGGGCAAATGCACTCTTCCCTACTGGATCTGGTGCGCGGCTGTGCGGCTGAGCCTCTGCTCCCGCTGGGAGAGCAGTCCGCCCTGAGGACCCTGAGAGAATCCTGCCAGTATCTCCTCCCTTCTGTCTacccaggaagagaagaagggaaaaggaatGCCGATGGACACTGGAAAGGCCATCTGCTTGGCAGTGGGGCTGCATTTCAATCAGGGTCTTCTAACACACCAaacccctctccctgccccacacCCTCAGCCACAGAACTGATTTGTGGCTCTATCTTTGTCAATACGTTAGCAGTCTGAGGAGCCTGGAACCAGGAACTGGGTCCCCTTTGAAGCCTGAATTTTGCAGAAAACCACATAGTTGCCTCCATACCAGGCTCCGCAAAGGCTCCTCAAACCACACGGGTGTGTTTTTGGCAACCCAATTTTCCCCTGCTTACCACAGATGAAAGAGACAATAAACTAGGGGCCTTCTGTAAAACGCCAGGCTTTCCCAGCCACAGGCCTCTCTGCACCCTGACGCTCCCCACCTCCTGATACTGAGGCTGCAGGCACTTACTTCCGTAAACACGTCCAGCGCAGCCCCGGCACACTGGCCAGACTGCAGCGCCCGGAGCAGGGCGCCTTCATCCACGATCCCTCCACGGGCGCAGTTCACCACACGTACCCCCTTCTTGCACTGGGCAAAGGTGCCGTCGTTCAATAAGCCTGGAAGAAAACGAAGCATCTTCCTGCTGGGGCAGCACTGGGATCCCCACGCTCATCCCTGGCTCCCAGAGCCCCTCTCCTGCTAGACGGCAGCCTCCTCGATCTCATCTCTTCCTCCGCGGACGCACTGGGGCAGCAGTCCCTGTTATGCGTCTGGGCCAGACTCAGCTTAGAAACGCCTTAGAAATTCTTGAGATCTTACTGTTTCAAGTGGGTCTGGGAATCAGAAAgccctgcaggggctgcaggaaGCATCCATGGAGTCATGGTTGTCCCTGTGGCCAGTTCACCTAGGCCCCAAGCACTTCCAGCTGGCTTACCCCCCTGCATCCAATGCAGGGGCATCTAACAAAGCACCAGGCTCTGCAGGACCAGGGTGCCCCTCCCCACAGCCGGTTACCAGCGCCTGCAGAAGGCCCAGGTGGAGGGCCCATTTGTTAACTGGTCTGTGGCTTCTGTGCCAACCCACGATGTAAGGATGCACCTACCTGTggtggagggcaggagaggagTGTGCACAGTGATGAAATCACAGAGAGGCCAGATCTCCTCCAGGGGCAGCTGTTGAACACCAAAGGAGGCCGAGATCTCTGGGGAAATGATGGGGTCATACCCGATCGTCTGGtcagaagacagagagagggaggaagtgtCATTCTTAATTAtgagtattgttatttttaagaatagCAAACATTTTGTGAGCATTTTCCATATACTCGGTACCATGCTCAGCTTAATTAATTCTCCGGTTTGATTCTGATGATAGCACAAAGGTGCTGGGATGGTGGCCTGTCTGCTTGAGAGCTGAGGGAAGCAGGGCTTCTAAAATGAGGAGGGGCACGGCCAGAGCTCAGAGGAACGTGTGTGTGCCTCCGTGCTCTGACCCCACACAGATGCCACAGTAGCTCACGTGTGTCTGGACCAGGTGGAGCTTGGGAGCCCTCAGAAAGCAGCCAGGGCGGGCAGTCACATGGGGAGCAGACAGctgggaaagggaggagaaatGGGAGCTACAGCTGGAAGGTCCAGTCCAGAAAACAGACAGGTGCACCAGGTACTAAAACAGAGTGAGCAGAAGCGAAGGAGGAGGGCAACAGGGGTGCAAGGCAGGACCCGGAGCAGGAGCAACAGCACGTGCCCTCTCAACCAGGAGGCCTGACCCGCAGCCTCCCGCAGTCACTGCCCACTGCGTCCCCCTGAACCTGGGTCCTGAACCCTAAATAAAGGAGGAAGGCAGGTAACTGCAGTCATCTGTCACTGTCACATTCAATCACTGGGAATTATTTGAAGAGAAATTCCCCTTAATCCAGAGGGAGAATATAAGGACTTGATTAAAAACAGAAGACACAGCACAGTACTTTCACAGCCGCTGTCCCTGGGTGgtggaattatttttctcctttactttctgTGCTTCCAAGTTCTCCACTACATATTCATAAATTACTTTTGAAATTAGGGATACAGAATAGATACTTTAGGACATAATGGCaaagctgggtgccatggctcacgcctataatcccagcactttgggaggctgaggcaggagaatcacttgaccccagtaGTTGGAGACTAGCtggggcaatatagtaagacccttcCTCTACAAAGTATTAagtaattagctgagtgtggtggcacgcacctgtgtcactcaggaggctgagccaggagagtcacttggacctcggaggttgaggctgtagcctgggtgacagaccaagaccctgtctcagaaaaaatagaaaagaacatagTAGGGAAGAGGACTTCAAATTCAGTACTTCTAGGGCAGAAGCTGAACATAGTTACGAGTAAGGTGAAGCCTCTGGATCGCGTTTTTCATCTTTAGCCTTGTGGAACAAGGAAAGCCAAGTGGTCCCACACTAATGATCAGGCAGGTTTTGGGGAAAGATACTGCCACCCCCATGCCCTGTAAGAACTGCCAGCTCAGAATGCACGTGGTCTTTTTCAGACACTGCTGCTCCCCTTGGCTCTAagctattcatttcttttcttttttttttttttttttgagacagagtcttgctggagtgcggtggcacaatctcagctcattgcaacctccgcctccagggttcaagcaattctcctgcctcagcctcctgagtggctgggattacaggcacacaccaccaagcccagctaattcttgaatttttttagtagagacggatttcaccatgttggccaggatggtatcaatctcttgaccttgtgatccacccgcctcggcctcccaaagtgccgggattatagacatgagccaccgcgcccgggtaACCTACTCATTCCTGGTGGGGAGAAGAAAGTGT harbors:
- the PHGDH gene encoding D-3-phosphoglycerate dehydrogenase isoform X2 is translated as MAFANLRKVLISDSLDPCCRRILQDGGLQVVEKQNLSKEELIAELQFMGTELNGKTLGILGLGRIGREVATRMQSFGMKTIGYDPIISPEISASFGVQQLPLEEIWPLCDFITVHTPLLPSTTGLLNDGTFAQCKKGVRVVNCARGGIVDEGALLRALQSGQCAGAALDVFTEEPPRDRTLVDHENVISCPHLGASTKEAQSRCGEEIAVQFVDMVKGKSLTGVVNAQALTSAFSPHTKPWIGLAEALGTLMRAWAGSPKGTIQVITQGAPLKNAGTCLSPAVIVGLLKEASKQADVNLVNAKLLVEEAGLNVTTSHSLAAPGEQGFGECLLAVALAGAPYQAVGLVQGTTPVLQGLNGAVFRPEVPLRRGLPLLLFRTQTSDPAMLPTMIGLLAEAGVRLLSYQTSLVSDGETWHVMGISSLLPSLEAWKQHVTEAFQFHF
- the PHGDH gene encoding D-3-phosphoglycerate dehydrogenase isoform X1 codes for the protein MAFANLRKVLISDSLDPCCRRILQDGGLQVVEKQNLSKEELIAELQDCEGLIVRSATKVTADVISAAEKLQVVGRAGTGVDNVDLEAATRKGVLVMNTPNGNSLSAAELTCGMILSLARQIPQATASMKDGKWERKKFMGTELNGKTLGILGLGRIGREVATRMQSFGMKTIGYDPIISPEISASFGVQQLPLEEIWPLCDFITVHTPLLPSTTGLLNDGTFAQCKKGVRVVNCARGGIVDEGALLRALQSGQCAGAALDVFTEEPPRDRTLVDHENVISCPHLGASTKEAQSRCGEEIAVQFVDMVKGKSLTGVVNAQALTSAFSPHTKPWIGLAEALGTLMRAWAGSPKGTIQVITQGAPLKNAGTCLSPAVIVGLLKEASKQADVNLVNAKLLVEEAGLNVTTSHSLAAPGEQGFGECLLAVALAGAPYQAVGLVQGTTPVLQGLNGAVFRPEVPLRRGLPLLLFRTQTSDPAMLPTMIGLLAEAGVRLLSYQTSLVSDGETWHVMGISSLLPSLEAWKQHVTEAFQFHF